A stretch of Malus sylvestris chromosome 11, drMalSylv7.2, whole genome shotgun sequence DNA encodes these proteins:
- the LOC126589290 gene encoding GATA transcription factor 11-like: MTAVSADVTKLTKRERPNRVLRELGIRACAVNISDMDGSLPTDGAFNYESFLGNDILSALDFPMEDIDDSVEDNDWDSKFQDIEPPPNIDQLLGPGIFSYDDKKKHTNLSTPYEQMYQPQFPSVTCETIRSKGSLRNDDHESIGSCAAQFEPKFEKRTRSKLSRSRRANPVTFSTQFIPSTSSNSSATENLYHWDACKFDIESSRTEDMLNTTKRKQKKKTGKLTTDEPGESREAKRCTHCQVTKTPQWREGPLGPKTLCNACGVRYRSGRLFPEYRPAASPTFVAAVHSNSHKKVIELRSKGCQEAVMGILSSAR; the protein is encoded by the exons ATGACGGCGGTCTCCGCTGACGTCACCAAGCTAACGAAGCGTGAG AGGCCAAACAGGGTGCTTCGGGAATTGGGAATTCGAGCGTGTGCGGTT AATATTAGTGACATGGATGGTTCTTTGCCCACCGATGGGGCTTTCAACTACGAGAGCTTCCTCGGCAACGACATCCTCAGCGCTCTTGATTTTCCCATGGAAGACATTGATGACAGTGTCGAAGATAACGATTGGGATTCAAAGTTCCAAGACATAGAGCCGCCACCTAACATTGATCAGTTGCTTGGTCCAGGGATTTTCAGCTATGATGACAAAAAGAAACATACGAACCTCTCCACTCCG TATGAACAAATGTATCAACCGCAATTCCCAAGTGTTACATGTGAAACCATCCGCAGCAAAGGTAGCCTTCGCAATGATGACCATGAAAGCATTGGCTCTTGTGCTGCCCAATTTGAGCCCAAATTTGAAAAGCGCACCCGAAGCAAGCTTTCACGAAGCAGGCGTGCAAACCCTGTTACTTTCAGTACACAGTTCATCCCCAGTACCTCATCCAATTCCTCTGCCACCGAAAATTTGTACCATTGGGATGCTTGTAAATTTGACATAGAATCCTCTCGCACAGAGGATATGTTGAACACTACcaaaagaaaacagaagaagaaaacGGGAAAGCTCACCACGGATGAACCAGGTGAGAGTCGTGAGGCCAAAAGATGCACGCATTGTCAAGTGACGAAGACCCCTCAGTGGAGAGAAGGGCCACTAGGGCCGAAGACTCTCTGCAATGCGTGTGGAGTTAGGTACAGGTCTGGGCGTCTCTTCCCAGAGTACCGCCCTGCAGCAAGCCCTACATTCGTCGCAGCAGTGCATTCAAACTCGCACAAGAAGGTCATCGAGCTGAGAAGCAAGGGTTGCCAGGAGGCGGTTATGGGGATTTTATCGTCGGCCCGGTAG
- the LOC126589283 gene encoding auxin response factor 18-like: protein MKESEKSLDPQLWHACAGGMVHVPPVNSEVFYFPQGHAEHAQAGGGVDFFSASERIPSLVLCRVAAIKFMADPETDEVFAKIRMNPIENNEAFAADDGGTEADGSENQEKPASFAKTLTQSDANNGGGFSVPRYCAETIFPRLDYSADPPVQTVIAKDVHGEVWKFRHIYRGTPRRHLLTTGWSTFVNQKKLVAGDSIVFLRAENGDLCVGIRRAKRGLDGGGGNELTCGWNNSHSSGGGSGGCVLPYGGFSVFLREEENKMMRNGGGNLSPKRNMRGKGRVRPESVVEAATMAANGQPFEVVYYPRASTPEFCVKASAVRAAMRVQWCSGMRFKMAFETEDSSRISWFMGTVSSVQVADPIRWPNSPWRLLQVTWDEPDLLQNVKCVSPWLIELVSNFPMIQMSPFSPPRKKLRLPQHPDFSLDGQLTLPSFSGNPFGPSSPLCCLPNNTPAGIQGARHAQFRISLSDLHLNNKLQSGLFSSTFQQLDQSSRISNGIRAGHTSSNENLSCLLTMGNSSQNSEKSDNVKKHQFLLFGQPILTEQQITRSCSKDGNQDNTKVFFNGSESALGRQVSLEKSSSVGFSWHKDFQPTDFDLETGHCKVFMESEDVGRTLDLSALSSYGELYRRLANMFGIEKPEIMSHVLYRDVTGSVKQTGVEPFSDFMKTAKRLTIITHPATESIGRTWIRGMQNAENGLGATNKTGPLSIFA, encoded by the exons ATGAAAGAGTCGGAGAAAAGCTTGGATCCTCAGCTGTGGCACGCCTGCGCCGGCGGCATGGTCCACGTGCCTCCGGTGAACTCCGAAGTCTTCTACTTTCCGCAAGGCCACGCCGAGCACGCCCAAGCTGGTGGCGGCGTCGATTTCTTCTCCGCCTCGGAGAGGATCCCGTCGCTCGTTCTCTGCAGAGTGGCCGCCATCAAGTTCATGGCGGACCCGGAAACCGACGAGGTGTTCGCCAAAATTAGGATGAACCCAATTGAGAACAACGAGGCCTTTGCCGCGGACGATGGGGGTACGGAGGCAGATGGGTCGGAAAATCAGGAAAAGCCGGCGTCTTTCGCCAAGACGCTGACCCAATCCGACGCCAACAATGGCGGCGGATTCTCTGTCCCAAGGTACTGCGCCGAGACCATATTTCCAAGGTTGGATTACTCGGCGGACCCGCCGGTGCAGACGGTGATCGCGAAGGACGTTCACGGCGAGGTGTGGAAGTTCAGGCACATTTACAGAGGGACGCCAAGGCGGCATTTGTTAACTACGGGGTGGAGCACATTTGTGAACCAGAAGAAATTGGTGGCTGGAGACTCGATTGTGTTTCTGAGAGCCGAAAATGGCGATCTCTGTGTTGGGATTCGGAGAGCGAAAAGGGGATTAGATGGCGGTGGAGGAAATGAATTGACTTGTGGATGGAACAACAGCCACAGCAGCGGCGGTGGCTCTGGAGGTTGTGTTCTGCCTTACGGCGGGTTCTCTGTATTTTTGAGAGAGGAGGAGAACAAGATGATGAGAAATGGGGGTGGGAATTTGAGTCCCAAAAGGAATATGAGAGGGAAGGGGAGAGTGAGGCCTGAGAGTGTCGTTGAGGCGGCGACTATGGCGGCGAATGGGCAGCCGTTTGAGGTGGTTTACTATCCGAGGGCGAGCACGCCGGAGTTTTGCGTGAAGGCCTCGGCAGTGAGGGCGGCGATGAGGGTGCAGTGGTGTTCCGGAATGAGGTTTAAGATGGCTTTCGAGACTGAGGACTCATCGAGGATCAGCTGGTTCATGGGGACAGTTTCTTCTGTTCAGGTTGCTGACCCGATTCGCTGGCCTAATTCGCCTTGGAGGCTTCTGCag GTGACGTGGGACGAGCCAGATTTGTTACAGAATGTGAAATGTGTCAGCCCATGGTTGATTGAGCTAGTATCAAATTTTCCCATGATCCAAATGTCACCCTTTTCACCACCAAGAAAGAAGTTGCGTCTCCCGCAACACCCAGATTTTTCTCTTGACGGGCAATTAACATTGCCGTCATTTTCAGGCAACCCCTTCGGGCCCAGCAGCCCCTTGTGTTGTTTACCCAACAATACTCCTGCAGGCATACAGGGAGCCAGGCATGCTCAATTTAGAATATCTTTATCAGATCTCCACCTTAACAACAAACTGCAGTCGGGGCTGTTTTCATCCACTTTCCAGCAGCTCGATCAAAGTTCTAGAATCTCCAATGGCATCAGGGCAGGCCATACAAGCAGCAATGAGAATCTATCTTGCTTGCTAACAATGGGGAATTCTAGTCAGAACTCGGAGAAGTCTGATAATGTGAAGAAACACCAGTTTTTACTCTTCGGTCAACCAATACTTACTGAGCAGCAGATTACTCGGAGTTGTTCAAAAGATGGAAATCAAGACAACACTAAGGTTTTCTTTAACGGTTCAGAATCAGCACTTGGGCGACAGGTTTCGCTAGAAAAATCATCTAGCGTTGGGTTCTCATGGCACAAGGATTTTCAACCTACTGACTTTGACCTAGAAACTGGTCACTGCAAGGTGTTCATGGAGTCGGAAGATGTGGGACGGACTCTTGACCTCTCCGCTCTTAGTTCTTATGGAGAGCTATATAGGAGGCTTGCTAACATGTTTGGAATAGAAAAACCAGAGATCATGAGCCATGTTCTTTATCGAGATGTAACAGGTTCTGTTAAACAAACTGGAGTTGAGCCATTCAG TGATTTTATGAAAACTGCAAAAAGACTGACTATTATAACACATCCGGCCACCGAAAGTATTGGAAG